TCTGAGCTCAGATCACTGGTGCAGGTCAGACACTTGCCCCAGAGGATGGTTTCTAATGGGAATGCCCATGAAATGGACTGAACACATACAGTCTATACAGAAGATGTTGGTCCACCGCTGCCTTGATCGGttcgtttgtttgtgttattgtagaACTAGATCTGAACTAGTGTCAGTTACTGAGGCAGCCGTGGATCAGCAACTCCTGTTTGCTTTGAAACCCTTTGAGATGATGGAAAACGTGTCCTGGTCTTCAACATGTCCAGGTTAAACTCAGATCTCTAACGCTTCTAccgttacctcctcctggctctgccacccgtacgctcaggacagtccaaacttttctgtctgttgttccccgttggtggaacgtcctaccagttcctacagatcaggggcgtccctctctaccttcacagacctcctgaagacctccagctcttcagagaggacctcctctacaacaccacctggacatgacacatctgtccctctacatCTGTCCCTGTACTGACTGCTGCACTGACATGTCCTCGTCACACTGTGCACCGactgtttccctttgtttgtttgtctctttggaTAAAAAGCTggatgactgaatgtaaatgagCAAATGTTCCCTTTAAGTTCTTCGTTAGTTATCGTCAGTGGACCATCAGGTGGGTTCAGTGTCTGGATCCCGTGAATGATAGACTGTGTTGAATCTGATcagtgtgtgctggtgtgttcCTGCCCTGCAGCCTCTCAGCACTTTGTAGAGCCTCCAAGTAAATCTCTtttgaagttgtgtttgttcagtctgGAGATTGTCTGGCAGCCTCTCTGTGGCGGTGTGATCTTAAAAACAGGACGAGCtggctgtgctgtgtgtctgtgtccagtTTCAGGAGGTTCTCAGCTCAGTGTGAGGGTCACCCTTTGTGCTGATTTGTAACTGTACCAGTTTGAAGTAGCTGTTGgagaagaggagctgcagcacatgttagtacatgcatgtgttttcagTAGATGCACAGGAACATGCAGAACGTACAGACAGACCTCTGCACAGGTATTTATGTACGGCTCTCATGGCCTCGGGCGCTGACGGTCTTAAAACTGGTGATGAACACGTGTTTCTGTATGTGCAGGCAGAGCAAAAGttcatttactcaagtattgtaATTCATATTTAGACACTTAATTTCACATAAGCcaggtcccagcagcagctgatatcactgcctagtccagcagcagtcagcccagaaccagaaccagacccagcagcagctgatctcactgcctagtccagcagcagtcagcccagctcggcgtctgtctttcagccttttgtttcaccaagctctcaccaaccactaaaagtcagtcccacatttactcttgtccggcagcttcttgctcgctcactctctccttttctcttcttagcttcctccgtcagcgtcctcttcactctctgctcctctgccatcatgtccgtagaagctgctgagcccggttacactgCCCTCTgacccagctctggttctggtggcCGGTCCGGTCCCCGTCTTGATAACATGTGTTAGCctggtcagaggtcagtggtGTAGTTGGAAGCTGCCGTCTCAGATTCCTCCTGCTCTGTTTCTACATGTCTAACTTCACTGTGCACAGTTCATCCTCAGGGATCATCATCCAGTTCACCCTCCAGTAGTTAAGGGTGGTCCTCCCGGtctttctgattggctgcacgGCTCTCCTCCCTGTCCGTGCTCAGTCTTACATAATGAACCTCAGTGTTTGCCTCAGAGTAAACATGGCGTGGAGGCCGTACTAGAGATAAATGGCCACGCACACGAAATGTTTACGTCTCTGGGATGAAGTGTTGATGTTCAATCAGAGTTTCAGGAACGAAGTCAATGAGAGGAGACGTATCGAGTATGTTTGAGCAGCTCGATCACTTTCAACACTCTTTTACTCCCCGCTGTCTGACacaatatatattctgtatgtgtgagtttgttttgtgtttcctgttttattttgtgtcttgcatttcaacttcctgtctgtttttgatcGCGTGCCTGTCCCGTCTGTGATCACCTGCAGATTAACTTTATCATCCAggtgatgatttattttattcttacttGTGAAAAATCATCAGCATCACAGTTCCCAGAGCCTTTTCAAATTGAATGATTTGtctaaataaaacaccccaaaatattaaatttacaaAGTATGTGGTTTCATTTTCGTCCACGATCCTACTCTTTAATAATCTTTAGTTTAACATAAGTAAAATAAAGGAACTTAAAGAATGACAAATataacttttttaatttaaacgaTGTCATTAAACATtattcagctgctgttagcttcttGTCAGACACACAACATGCTGTTTATTTCTAAAGCATGACATGACAAATTTCATTATTTCTAGGTTGATCTAAGATGTAAAACTTCATATCTCTTCACTCGTTGTGCTGTAACATGGTTCATGTGGCACACGCTCATAAATCAGGCAGAATCTACGCCTGCttgctctttgtgtctcttcccTGTAATTTTATCCCTTAAACAGCTGTGATGTTCAGGATGTGTAATCATCATACCAGTTGCtgcatttgaaaatgtgtgtgaggaAGTATTTATAAAATTATAAACACGGGGAACGTGTACTTCCTCTGTGTGGCGGTGCTGAAACTGACGAGTACGTTACGGTAACGGGTTCCTTCTCAGTTCAGACTGACACAGCGGTCTCTCTCAGCGTCAGAGATGATAATGGAGATGATCTTGTTGCCTTTGGAAACTGCTGTCATTACACTTCCCCTCTCATCTCGCTGCAGATCATCCCGTCCTGTGACCTTTTCTTTGGCAGATGATATTGTAACAGTGATTACCCAGAGTGCCGGTGTGAGGTCACAAAGACTCAGATTATATTAAAGAGAGCGTGGACGGGTTCTCGTCCTGCCTGGTATTAATCTTGAGTTGGTTTCAACCCATCAAAGTCTCGGCGTTGTCTCGGTCTCGATACAGTGTGGTCTCAGTTTTGGTTGTCTTAACTACAACACTGGTATATGTTGGGTATAAGTCTGTGACAAAAGAAACTGAAACAAGTGATTATGTCTGATTACAGTTTCCCTGAATTACTGCTGCCACAAAAAGTAAATGTCTTCTTACTTTCTAAATAATTCTTACTCATACTCTGAGCTTAGATGATACCTGTGTAAGATTTTCAGTGCTTGTTTGTTTCCTAGGTGGATTTTGCCAAAGTCCTCCACTACGTCGGTGCCGGAGTGGCCTTCCCGTCCAGcatgctgtttgtgtgcctTCAGTCGGCTCTGACTTACAGGCTGGCCAAGACCCAGGAGGAGTACCGGATCGGTCACCTCCGCGTTGGGATGGCTCTGCTGGCACTGATCGCCCTCGTCCTCAGTATCCTGCCAACATGAAACTaattctgtgtttcagtttaGTTAAATACTGACAGgttttcctctcttgttttgAGCTGTAAGACTAAAATATCCCTTCATAAAGAACACGTTATATCTCGtggagctgtgtgttttgtgttacacATCCCCCTGCTGGAGAGAAAACAGTCTTACGCCCCTCAGCCTGTAAGTGTATTCCTTTATACTGAAGTGTTTTCTCATCATGAAGCAAcacaaatctttttatttttataaactctTTAAAGTCACTAACGCCCTCAGATAAATGCTGTGCTGAGGTGTTGTGTAGTAGAAGTAGACTCAAGTACAAATACCTCAAATGTACCTTCAGTACAGGAcctgagtaaatgtatttagtcaTATTCCCCCACTGACAACACGACTAACTACTTAACTCAACatatgtattaaaaataaagaaacctaAAGATGTTTGGATCCTCCTTAACTTCTGATCACAGGTGGAGTTTTCTTCTGCCAGGAGAGCTTCGCCCTGCAGCACGCCTCCGCCATCTTCGAGTGGATCTACTGCATGCTCATCATGCTCTTCTACGGGACTTTTGTCTTCGAGTTCGGGGGCATGTCGGGGGACACCCTCATGGTTCTGTCCAGAGGAGGCGGAGTGCAGAgtttctccagctcctctgaACACAAGGCGGAGGTGGGCGGTAGctccaaccaccaccaccaccaccaccagacaGAGAGCTTCTCCATGCTGTAACCAAACTGCAGCATCTTCTGGAGGTCAAAGCGTGCCACATGGGCCCATGCATCCTGCACATGCTCACGCTCACTATTGCACAGAGCCAAAGACGGATTCACAGGCTACACTGCAAACCATTGCACAATGTTGTAAGTGCCTTCTCTGACCACAAAGGCGACACACAGTCCTcgctgtttgtttgattctcTCTTATCAGACTGAACTCAGACGTCGCTCCTCGctgagcagagagcagcttgTTTTCACGACACACTGAGCTCTGTATTGTTTTCTACTCAGGAAGTTTTGTTACATAATCCACGTCTGCTCTTTACCTCACTTGCaaggtgaagaaaaaagaagagttcTGACAATAGATGGAAAGTTACCGTGTGCCAAGAATAATCTCATTTATTGTTGTCATACTTTCGTGTTCAAAATGATCCATGCtcgtgtttttttaagtgttaatATCAGCAGAAAATATCTTTACGACCACACGGCTGTCTCATATTACCCAGATAAGCTCTGTTGTATATTTTGTTGTATCTTACTTCAACTCTGCCAAAAAATCCTTGTGTCATTGTTCTCAGTAACAAAGACAGTCTTTACCTTTTTTAATGGGACCAAGCTATTTTAGTAAGGATGATGTTCTTATACAGAAATACTTTTACAAGAACGTTTAATAAAGACTGCAGAGAACAAATTAAAGAcgatttcttatttttcattcacATGCAAccttaaaagaaaaatcccGAAGCctcttgtcaaaatgttttattgttcaaagatcatatttacatatttttccaGGATTAATGACACGTGTCGATGAAAACGTTCAATTCTGTGACTCattcgtctcgtctcgtctttGCTTTGCAGGCGTCTGCTGGTCTTGATTCACAGTTTCAGtgccaaatgttttaaaacttaAGAAACAAACCAGAAGAAGGAAATATGACTGTAGGTTCAGTATACATGGTTTCCTTCTGAAACTCTAAAAACTAGTAAGACTTTCATCTTATACCAAATGTAAGACTTCTTAAGGACCAGTGTGTTGGATctagtgacatctagtggtgtagttgtggacTACAACCCAGTCAgagacactaaaacacaaacaaactttgtcctttctgggccACTGTAACATGTCGACCCGGAGACAAAAAATGTaccttattttcaggtgactgaACAGCACTGAAAACTTAACCGGACACAGTGGACCTCAGATTATCCAGATTATCACTAAAAGCTGCAGCGACAGATTtctattatataaaaaaaaatgttgggaaGACTTCATGATTCACTAATTATGAGTCACTGATATTTAAGACTTTTTCTTCTGCCGGTCTTGAAGACATTGAAACTTCAGGCTTTCATctcaaacaagaaaaaaatatataaatgtatgtttctAAAGTTTGTACTGAATGTCAGctacaggaggcaggtttattcctaatcATTCCTAATAACAAGATAATTGATTGTTGAaccggttcaagaaccagaggctgaaacaaaacaaaatattacaggaaattaaaagtttatagtttattttcattaagaACTTTGTctcatttgattttaaaaagatagTTCAGATTCCTCCACAGACCACTAGAGGGACGTTGTATACCACCAGTGGTACACGTGCCATAGTTTGAGCCGACTATTTACCATCTGAatactgacaacaacaacaacagaagtcACTAACCTTTAAAACTTCTGGTGGTTCTTGTGTGATCGAGTATCAGCAGATCAAATAAGATCATATAGAACTGAGGAGATAATATTTCAGTCTCGTACATGGACCTCGGACGTGGCTTTGGAGAAGATAAAATATGTAGAAGAATaaaagtttgttgttgtagtttaaGAGCTTTAAAGGCAGACACACGTCtatcatataaaaacacagttaaacattcactcactcacattTCTTTGGGATATCTGCTGTATGTCTTGAACTCATCTTAATGAGTCGTTTTGTGTCTTAACGAAGCACTTGATGAGAAACAGGTAATGAGATCTTTAAGGGTTTTAGATCGTCCACAGTAACACTAAAGCCTCTGACACTCTGCTCTCCCTTTAAAATTTGGTCATTCACTTATTTCTGGACAGAAAAGCCAAATAGTCTC
The nucleotide sequence above comes from Larimichthys crocea isolate SSNF chromosome XVI, L_crocea_2.0, whole genome shotgun sequence. Encoded proteins:
- the LOC104937336 gene encoding transmembrane protein 150A, which produces MSMWMILPVSLPVFTITGIWVVYAMALYNQHVCPVHNWLYNASCEEPLPLQRSPVLCCTLDNIPLISKCGTLPPESCFFSLICSTGSFMVMLIALLRYAHVIEKHQNCVLNTAGLSTAWICAAGLIMVGNFQVDFAKVLHYVGAGVAFPSSMLFVCLQSALTYRLAKTQEEYRIGHLRVGMALLALIALVLSGVFFCQESFALQHASAIFEWIYCMLIMLFYGTFVFEFGGMSGDTLMVLSRGGGVQSFSSSSEHKAEVGGSSNHHHHHHQTESFSML